The Nitrososphaera sp. genomic interval CTGAAAAGGGGATTGACAACGTTACAGGCAAGGACCTTTCCGCGGATCTGGATGTGACGGTTGAAATAGTCACCGGAGAGGTTGTGGACTTGATTTATCAGATACGCCAGATTGAGTACTTTGGTGATCCTTATTGGATAAAGAACTACAGGCAGAAGGCGGAACATAATGCCAAGATGGTAATCGATACCATCATACGCAATACAAAGGTTGGCGATAAACTCATTGCGCATTATCAAAAGGCAGAAAAGCTATCGGCAGAGGCTGCGATAAAGAAACTTGAACAGGTAGCTCCTTTGGCAAAGAATCCAAAGCCAAGGAGCGCGACTGCGCCTCCTCCGGCAGCGGCTGCTCCCAAACCGGCGGCCCCAAGTCCGCCGCGAATGGTCGCCCAGGCAGCGTCTGCAGGCGGCAATACGACCGTCTCACTCACCGGCTCCGGCTCTGGCTATTCCAAGGTGGACGGCCCGATTGACGTCAAGTTCAAGGACAAGCGCCAGTCGGCAGGCACGTTCCAGGGAATAAAGGTGTGGGGCCCGGTTG includes:
- a CDS encoding ferredoxin; translation: MSALLKDRVWTMLSEVAKRGVYPLHGNKLGIFRMPIDITDRADFSTIMNELRSSGFKMDTHADRIYVTYKWTEKGIDNVTGKDLSADLDVTVEIVTGEVVDLIYQIRQIEYFGDPYWIKNYRQKAEHNAKMVIDTIIRNTKVGDKLIAHYQKAEKLSAEAAIKKLEQVAPLAKNPKPRSATAPPPAAAAPKPAAPSPPRMVAQAASAGGNTTVSLTGSGSGYSKVDGPIDVKFKDKRQSAGTFQGIKVWGPV